The Oncorhynchus keta strain PuntledgeMale-10-30-2019 unplaced genomic scaffold, Oket_V2 Un_contig_25414_pilon_pilon, whole genome shotgun sequence genomic sequence TGgttcacgtacacacacacacacacacacacaaagaatgaAAAAGAACTCCAAAAGTTCCATGCTTTTGACAGCAGaaacgtctcacacacacactgtaatgtaTACCTGCTTGGATATATCGTACTAAtgttttttctgtgtgtgtgtgtgtgtgtgtgtgtgtgtgtgtgtgtatatgtaacaGCAATACCAGGATGCCATCAGGTCTCATAAGGCTGGACGCCCAGTCAACCTGGCTGATCTCCCTGTACCACCAGGTAACCTGCATTTAACTGCAGCTTTTATcatctacagtggggagaacaagtatttgatacactgctgattttgcaggttttcctacttacaaagcatgtagaggtctgtaattttaatcataggtacacttcaactgtgagaggcggaatctaaaacaaaaatcaagaaaatcacattgtttgaTTTTGTTttagtaattaattagcattttattgcacgacataagtatttgatacatcagaaaagcgtaacttaatatttggtacagaaacctttgtttgcaattacagagatcatacgtttcctgtagttctcgaccaggtttgcacacactgcagcagggaccTGCACTGCAAACCTCTCTAGACGTGTATGCCGTAGCGTGTTTGTAGCGTGTACGCCGTAGCGTGTTTGTAGCTTGTACTCCATAGCGTGTTTGTAGCGTGTACGCCGTAGCGCGTTTGTAGCGTGTACGCCGTAGCGTGTACGCCGTAGCGTGTTTGTAGCGTGTACGCCGTAGCGTGTTTGTAGCGTGTACACCGTAGCGTGTTTGTAGCGTGTACACCGTAGCGTGTTTGTAGCGTATTTGTAGCGTGTACACCGTAGCGTGTTTGTAGCGTGTACGCCGTAGCGTGTTTGTAGCGTGTACGCCGTAGCGTGTTTGTAGCGTGTACGCCGTAGCGTTTGTAGCGTACGCGCCGTGGCGTGTTTGAAGCGTGCGCCCGTGGCGTGTTTGTAGCGTGTACTCCGTAGCGTGTTTGTAGCGTGTACTCCGTGGCGTGTACATCCGTAGCGCGTAGCGTGTACGCCGTAGCGCGTTTGTAGCGTGTACGCCGTAGCGTGTTTGTAGCGTGTACTCCGTAGCGTGTTTGTAGCGTGTACTCCGTAGCGTGTTTGTAGCGTGTACTCCGTAGCGTGTACACCGTAGCGTGTTTGTAGCGTATTTGTAGCGTGTACACCGTAGCGTGTTTGTAGCGTGTATGTAGCGTGTACGCCGTAGCGTGTTTGTAGCGTGTACGCCGTAGCGTGTTTGTAGCGTGTACACCGTAGCGTGTTTGTAGCGTATTTGTAGTGTGTACACCGTAGCGTGTTTGTAGCGTGTATGTAGCGTGTACGCCGTAGCGTGTTTGTAGCGTGTACGCCGTAGCGTGTTTGTAGCGTGTACACCGTAGTGTGTACTCCGTAGCGTGTTTGTAGCGTGTACACCGTAGCGTGTTTACCGTAGCGTGTTTGTAGCGTGTACACCGTAGCGTGTTTGTAGCGTGTATGTAGCGTGTACACCGTAGCGTGTTTGTAGCGTGTACACGTAGCGTGTTTGTAGCGTGTACACCATAGCGTGTTTGTAGCGTGTTTGTAGCGTGTACACCGTAGCGTGTTTGTAGCATGTACACCGTAGCGTGTTTGTAGCATGTTTGTAGCATGTTTGTAGCGTGTTTGTAGCGTGTTTTTGTACACAGTAGCGTGTTTGTAGCGTGTGTAGCGTGTCGTGTTTGTAGCGTGTAGCGTTTACACGTGTTTGTAGCGTGTAACTGTagcatgtttgtgtgttttgttctgtGGTTTTGTTCtgtgtttactatgtactgtgttGTTGTGGCCCAGGCTGTCCTCCGCTGCAGGGCTCAGAGAGCAGCCAGCAGAACTTCATGGGCGTCCTGGAGACGGCCATGAAACTAGCCAATCAGGACGCAGACGCAGAGGACGAGGACGGAACAGGGGAATTGGCCAAGGTAACCACCATGACctattatactgatactgatgaTGTCATGAGATTTCTTGACTCTCAAGATTGTTCTGGAAAGTGGGAAAATATGGATGCTATGTCCTGGACACGCAGAACAGGGAGTATGTTCATGCTTACAATATTTAACTTCCGTTCACTTaactctctctcgtctctctctcgtcccacgtctctcttctctctctctcttctcgtctctctctctctctctctctctctctgcgttctcgtttctctctcttctctctctctctgttctttgtctctctgtctctctctctctctctgtctctctctctcgtctctctgtctctctctctctctctctctctctctctgtctccgtctctctctcgtctgtc encodes the following:
- the LOC127922354 gene encoding uncharacterized protein LOC127922354 encodes the protein MDRYKAAAEGAKSKGDDRKARMHQRIVKQYQDAIRSHKAGRPVNLADLPVPPGCPPLQGSESSQQNFMGVLETAMKLANQDADAEDEDGTGELAKVTTMTYYTDTDDVMRFLDSQDCSGKWENMDAMSWTRRTGSMFMLTIFNFRSLNSLSRTVGVEGGGREEGGLPVDITKVEAFTPHTVVLQHEEDCGGEGRRREACL